GGAGGCCGTCATCACCGAGGTGCTGGCCAAGCTGTCCATCACCCTTGCGCCGGAACAGCTGGAGGCCGTGCGCACCGCCACCCGTTCCAAGGTCATGGTGCTTACCGGCGGCCCCGGCACCGGCAAGACCACCATCATCAACGCCATCATCAAGGTCTTTGCCGAAACGCGCGCCAAGATCCTGCTGGCCGCGCCCACGGGCCGCGCCGCCAAGCGCATGTCCGAGACCAGCGGGCGCGAATCCAAGACCATCCACCGCCTGCTGGAGTACAGCCCCAAGGAAGACGGCTTCGCCCGCAACGAGGACAACCCCCTTGCCTGCGGCCTGCTGGTGGTGGACGAGGCGTCCATGATGGACACCATGCTCATGTACCACCTGCTGAAGGCCGTGCCGCTGGGCGCCACGCTGCTCTTCGTGGGCGACGTGCACCAGCTGCCCTCCGTGGGGCCGGGCAACGTGCTGCGCGACGTCATCGCCTCCGGCGTGGTGCCGGTGGTGGAACTGGTGGAGGTGTTCCGTCAGGCCGCCGAAAGCGAGATCATCTGCAACGCCCACCGCATCAACCATGGCGAGGTGCCCCCGCTGGACTCCTCGCGTGACCGGCTGTCCGACTTCTACTTCATCCGGCAGGACGACCCCGAGAAGGCCGTGGAGATGATTGTGGAGCTGGTGCGCGACCACATCCCGCGCCGCTTCGGCCTGCATCCCGTCAATGACATCCAGGTGTTGACCCCCATGCACAAGGGCGCGGTGGGCGCGGGCAACCTGAACATGCGCCTGCAACAGGCCCTGAACGGCCAGACCCTGTGCGTGCAGCGCGGCGAGCGTCAGTACCGCCTGGACGACAAGGTGATGCAGATCCGCAACAACTACGACAAGGACGTCTTCAATGGCGACATCGGGCGCATCTGCCTGGTGGACCCCAAGGAGCGCCAGCTTACCGTGCGCTTTGACGAGCGCAACGTGCCCTATGCCTGGGAAGAACTGGACGAGATCGTGCCCGCCTACGCCATCTCCGTGCACAAGTCGCAGGGGTCGGAATACCCCGCCGTGGTCATCCCCGTGCTGACCCAGCACTACATGCTGCTGCAACGCAACCTCATCTACACCGGGG
This DNA window, taken from Nitratidesulfovibrio sp., encodes the following:
- a CDS encoding ATP-dependent RecD-like DNA helicase; the encoded protein is MQEAQDAPEQLSGVLDRVIFHNEENGYTVLRLRPLPKGDMISVVGHMVSPQPGASLKLVGRWVNNPRFGRQFSMENYENLLPASVEGIRHYLGSGLIKGVGESMAARIVDAFGEDTFRVLDEEPDRLLRVSGVGGKTLERIKAGWSDHQGIRDLIMFLQPHGVSTAYAVRIYRHYGQQALAVVRENPYRLAMDIHGIGFHTADTVAEKLGFSRDSELRAEAGTLYTLQRLNDDGHVYVPHDELIAHTSDQLDIRADLVEDALRTLEIEERIVIEEMDGELGVFLSRYHHYETKIAYYLQRVLRSPKAVHFEDPEAVITEVLAKLSITLAPEQLEAVRTATRSKVMVLTGGPGTGKTTIINAIIKVFAETRAKILLAAPTGRAAKRMSETSGRESKTIHRLLEYSPKEDGFARNEDNPLACGLLVVDEASMMDTMLMYHLLKAVPLGATLLFVGDVHQLPSVGPGNVLRDVIASGVVPVVELVEVFRQAAESEIICNAHRINHGEVPPLDSSRDRLSDFYFIRQDDPEKAVEMIVELVRDHIPRRFGLHPVNDIQVLTPMHKGAVGAGNLNMRLQQALNGQTLCVQRGERQYRLDDKVMQIRNNYDKDVFNGDIGRICLVDPKERQLTVRFDERNVPYAWEELDEIVPAYAISVHKSQGSEYPAVVIPVLTQHYMLLQRNLIYTGVTRGKRLVVLVGEPRALAMAVKNNRMHKRHTRLARRLALGLGVG